The Actinocorallia herbida DNA window CGTGCTCAAGCGCGTCTTCGGATACGACTCCTTCCGGCCAGGCCAGCAGGAGATCGTCGACCATGTCGTCGCCGGCGGCGACGCACTCGTGCTCATGCCGACCGGCGGCGGCAAGTCGCTGTGCTATCAGATACCGGCCCTGGTACGCCCGGGCGTCGGTGTGGTGATCTCCCCACTGATCGCCCTGATGCAGGACCAGGTGGACGCCCTGCGCGCGCTCGGCGTGCGGGCCGCCTTCCTGAACTCCACGCAGAGCCCCGCCGAGCGCAGGGACGTCGAGCAGGCCTTCGTCGCCGGTGATCTCGACCTGCTGTACCTGGCGCCGGAACGCCTCCAGCTCGACGGCACGATCCGGCTGTTCGAGCAGGGCAAGGTCGCCCTTTTCGCGATCGACGAGGCGCACTGCGTGTCCCAGTGGGGCCACGACTTCCGCAGGGACTACCTGCTGCTGTCGATGCTGCACGAGCGCTGGCCGGACGTGCCGCGGATCGCGCTCACCGCGACGGCCACCGAGGCCACCCACACGGAGATCACCGAGCGGCTCGGGCTCACCGAGGCCCGGCACTTCGTGGCGAGCTTCGACCGGCCCAACATCCAGTACCGGATCGTCGCGAAGAACAACCCGCAGCGGCAGCTCCTCGAGTTGCTGCGCACCGAGCACCAGGGCGACGCGGCGATCGTCTATTGCCTGTCGCGCGCCTCGGTCGAGCGCACCGCCGAGTTCCTGGCCGCCAACGGCGTCCCCGCGGTGCCGTACCACGCAGGCCTCGACGCCAGGATCCGCGCGGAGAACCAGTCGCGCTTCCTGCGCGAGGACGGCCTGACCGTCGTCGCCACGATCGCGTTCGGGATGGGCATCGACAAGCCCGACGTGCGCCTGGTGGCCCACCTCGACCTGCCGAAGTCCATCGAGGGCTACTACCAGGAGACCGGACGCGCGGGCCGCGACGGACTGCCGTCGACCGCGTGGATGGCCTACGGCCTGGCCGACGTGGTGCAGCAGCGCAAGATGATCGACTCCTCCGACGGCGATCTCGCCTTCCGCCGCCAGCAGTCCATCCACCTGGACGCGATGCTCGCCCTGTGTGAGACCGTCACATGCCGGCGAAGCCAGCTGCTCGCCTACTTCGGTCAGCGCGGCTCGGCGCCCTGCGGGAACTGCGACACGTGCGTGGCGCCGCCGGAGTCCTGGGACGGCACGATCGCGGCGCAGAAGCTCCTGTCGGCCATCGTGCGGCTGAAGAACGAGAAGAACCAGAAGTTCGGCGCGGGCCAGATCATCGACATCCTGCACGGCAAGCAGACCGAGAAGGTCCGCCAGCACGGCCACGACGCGCTGAAGGTCTTCGGGATCGGCACGGAGCTGACCGAGACCGAGTGGCGCGGCGTCGTCCGGCAGCTGCTCGCGCAGGGCCTACTGGGCGTCGAGGGCGATTACGGCACCCTCGTGCTCACCGAGGCGAGCGGCGGCGTGCTGCGGCAGGAGCGGCAGGTGCCGATGCGGCGGGAGCCCGAGCGCGCGGCCAGGCCGGCGAAGGCGGCCAGGTCGACGGTGGCGGTGGACCTTCCCGACGAGGCCAAGCCGCTGTTCGAGAGGCTGCGCGCGTGGCGGGGGGCGACGGCCAAGGAGCAGGGCGTCCCGGCGTATGTGATCTTCCATGACGCGACGCTGCGCGAGGTCGCGACGCGTCGTCCGGCCTCCCTCGCCGAGCTGGGCACGATCACCGGGGTGGGCGAGAACAAGCTGAACAAGTACGGAGAGGCGATCCTGGCGGTCGTCACGGAGGAGGAGTAGCACTTCCCTCGTCCGGCGCGCGGTTCCTTGAGAGATCGGCCCGGCGGGGCCGTCAGGGAAGCTGGGCGAGGAACTCGGCGTTGGTGCGGGTCTCCTTGATCTTGTCGAGGAGCAGCGTCATCGCCTGCTGTTCGTCCAGCGCGGTGAGCATGCGGCGCAGCTTCCAGGACGCGGCGAGCTCGGCGGGCGGCAGGAGCAGTTCGTCGCGGCGGGTGCCGGAGGCCGCGAGGTCGATCGCGGGGAAGATCCGCCGGTCGGCGAGCTTGCGCGACAGCCGCAGCTCCATGTTCCCGGTGCCCTTGAACTCCTCGAAGAAGACCTCGTCCATACGCGAGCCCGTCTCGACGAGCGCGGTCGCGAGGATCGTCAGGGAGCCGCCCTCCTCCAGGTTGCGGGCGGCGCCGAAGAACTTCTTCGGCGGGTAGAGCGCGCCCGCGGCGACGCCGCCGGCGAGGATCCGGCTGTTCGAGGGCGACTCGATGTTGTGCGCGCGCCCGAGCCGGGTCAGGGAGTCCAGCAGGATCACCACGTCGCGGCCGCGTTCGGCGATGCGCTTCGCGCGCTCCACCGCGAGGTCGGCGAGTTCTACGTGCTCGGCGGCGGGGCGGTCGAAGGTGGAGGCGAAGATCTGCGCGCCGGGGACCTTGCGCCGCAGGTCGGTGACCTCTTCCGGGCGCTCGTCGACGAGCAGGATGAGCAGTTCGCATTCGGGGTGGTTGGCGGCGATCGCGGTGGCGAGCGCCTGGAGGATGATCGTCTTGCCCGCCTTGGGCGGCGCGACGATGAGGCCGCGCTGGCCTTTGCCGATCGGTGCGAGCAGGTCGATGATCCGGCCCGCGGGGGACGGGCCGAGGGTGAGCCGTTCGGTGGGGAACAGCGGGGTCAGGTCCTCGAACGGGACGCGCCTGCGGCGTCCGCCGTCGACGGTCGCCAGGACGGCGGGGCCGCCGCGGGTGCGGGGACGCGCGGTGCCTGCGACCTGGTCGCCGGAGCGGAGCGCGTACTTCTGGACGAGCGCGAGCGGGACCTGGACGTCGTCGGGCGACGGGGCGAGGCCGCGGACGCGCAGTCGTGCGTTCTTGCTGTTGGCGGAGAGGATTCCCGAGACGGGGACGGCGCTCCGCACTGACGTTTCTTCGATGACGGTCATGCGTGCTTCCCTAAGGGGCTGGCGCGCCGGAGCGGCGCGCGGCGGGGAGTCGCGCCGGGATCACTGCCGGGCGCGAGGATCGGCACGGGCCGCAGGCGCGGAAGTGGTGCCGGGAAAAGAAGGAGAGAGGGAGGCGGCATGCCGTGACACGGCCAAGAAGCGCTCTGCCTCCACCCGAAGGAAACACGCGTTGAGGCCGATTGTCAACCCATCTTCGCGTGGTCCCAGGAACTGATCTTGGTGGGCTCCAGGATGACGGCGACGCGCTTGGCCATCGCCTTGCCGACACCTTCGACGAACGCAGGGTCGACCGTGGACAGGTCCCCGGGGACGGGCAGTCCGGCCATGCGGTGAGCCACGACGGTGCCTACGGCGAGGAGCACGTCGCGGTCTTCCACGACCCGTGCCCGGCCGGTGAGGGTGGCGCCGCGCAGCTCGTTGTAGGCGTCGCCGGCCTCGACGAGGCAGGTCATGACGGGGTTGCGGCGCAGGTTCACGATCTTCTGCGAACTGCCGTAGGTGGTGAAGGCGATCTTGCCCTCGTAGAGCGTGTAGAACATCGTGACCAGGTGCGGGGCACCGTCCTTGCCGATCGTG harbors:
- a CDS encoding pyridoxamine 5'-phosphate oxidase family protein; this translates as MSKRDKIRMSGEELADFLAKQAKVQIATIGKDGAPHLVTMFYTLYEGKIAFTTYGSSQKIVNLRRNPVMTCLVEAGDAYNELRGATLTGRARVVEDRDVLLAVGTVVAHRMAGLPVPGDLSTVDPAFVEGVGKAMAKRVAVILEPTKISSWDHAKMG
- the recQ gene encoding DNA helicase RecQ, encoding MTSPGAQDAADVLKRVFGYDSFRPGQQEIVDHVVAGGDALVLMPTGGGKSLCYQIPALVRPGVGVVISPLIALMQDQVDALRALGVRAAFLNSTQSPAERRDVEQAFVAGDLDLLYLAPERLQLDGTIRLFEQGKVALFAIDEAHCVSQWGHDFRRDYLLLSMLHERWPDVPRIALTATATEATHTEITERLGLTEARHFVASFDRPNIQYRIVAKNNPQRQLLELLRTEHQGDAAIVYCLSRASVERTAEFLAANGVPAVPYHAGLDARIRAENQSRFLREDGLTVVATIAFGMGIDKPDVRLVAHLDLPKSIEGYYQETGRAGRDGLPSTAWMAYGLADVVQQRKMIDSSDGDLAFRRQQSIHLDAMLALCETVTCRRSQLLAYFGQRGSAPCGNCDTCVAPPESWDGTIAAQKLLSAIVRLKNEKNQKFGAGQIIDILHGKQTEKVRQHGHDALKVFGIGTELTETEWRGVVRQLLAQGLLGVEGDYGTLVLTEASGGVLRQERQVPMRREPERAARPAKAARSTVAVDLPDEAKPLFERLRAWRGATAKEQGVPAYVIFHDATLREVATRRPASLAELGTITGVGENKLNKYGEAILAVVTEEE